Proteins co-encoded in one Nicotiana sylvestris chromosome 7, ASM39365v2, whole genome shotgun sequence genomic window:
- the LOC104227985 gene encoding phosphatidate cytidylyltransferase 1-like isoform X1 produces MQDHLIPSSPSTPTRIRRRRTQEVIFPELSKVDEQNKYRSMWIRTYSSLWMLISIIIILYLGHLYICAMVVVIQIIMTFELFNLLRRPDEDRCLPGFRLLNWYFFFTGMLFVYGRILSQQLVNTVTSDEFSYKLVGKVIKYQMVFCYFLYISGLVWFILTLKKRTYKYQFGQYAWTHMILFVVFTQSSFTVANIFEGIFWFLLPASLIAMNDVAAYFFGFFFGKTPLIKLSPKKTWEGFIGASIATIITAFLFANVLGHFQWLTCPRKDLSTGWLQCDPGPLFKPEYYSITGWPQWFPLKEISILPVQWHALCLGLFASIIAPFGGFFASGFKRAFKIKDFGYYIPGHGGFTDRMDCQMVMAIFVYIYYQSFVPQDYSVEMILDQIVRNLSFEDQKALYYRLGQMFRQRQLENY; encoded by the exons ATGCAGGATCATCTCATCCCTTCGTCACCATCAACACCTACCCGAATCCGCCGTAGACGGACGCAGGAGGTG ATATTTCCTGAGCTAAGCAAAGTAGATGAACAAAACAAATATAGATCAATGTGGATTCGAACGTATTCTTCTCTATGGATGCTTATAAGCATCATCATCATTCTATACTTGGGTCATCTGTATATTTGTGCGATGGTCGTTGTCATTCAAATAATCATGACCTTCGAGCTATTCAATCTACTTAGAAGACCTGATGAAGATAGATGCCTACCTGGATTTAGGCTACTAAATTG GTACTTTTTCTTCACAGGCATGTTGTTTGTGTATGGACGCATACTCAGCCAACAGCTTGTAAACACTGTAACTTCAGATGAATTCTCATATAAGCTAGTAGGCAAGGTCATCAAGTATCAGATGGTCTTTTGCTACTTTCTGTATATTTCAG GACTTGTGTGGTTCATACTAACACTAAAGAAGAGGACATACAAGTATCAATTTGGTCAGTATGCATGGACGCACATGATTCTATTTGTGGTCTTCACTCAATCCTCTTTTACTGTAGCCAACATATTTGAAGGCattttctg GTTTCTTCTTCCAGCATCACTTATAGCTATGAATGATGTAGCAGCTTATTTCTTTGGTTTCTTCTTTGGGAAGACACCTTTGATCAAGCTTTCTCCAAAGAAGACATGGGAAGGCTTCATTGGAGCATCTATTGCCACCATCATAACAGCTTTCTTG TTTGCAAATGTCCTCGGCCATTTCCAATGGTTGACATGTCCAAGAAAG GATCTATCTACTGGTTGGCTTCAATGTGATCCTGGTCCTTTATTCAAGCCAGAATACTATTCTATAACTGGATGGCCTCAATGG TTCCCTCTGAAGGAGATATCAATACTACCAGTGCAATGGCATGCTTTATGCCTGGGTTTATTTGCGTCGATAATAGCTCCATTTGGTGGATTTTTCGCTAGTGGTTTCAAGAGAGCCTTTAAGATCAAG GACTTTGGATATTATATTCCTGGACACGGCGGTTTCACTGATAGGATGGATTGCCAG ATGGTGATGGCAATTTTTGTCTACATCTACTACCAGTCATTTGTTCCTCAGGACTACTCTGTTGAGATGATTTTAGATCAG ATAGTAAGGAATCTCAGCTTTGAGGATCAGAAAGCACTTTACTATAGGCTGGGGCAGATGTTTCGGCAGAGACAGCTGGAAAACTATTGA
- the LOC104227985 gene encoding phosphatidate cytidylyltransferase 1-like isoform X2 encodes MQDHLIPSSPSTPTRIRRRRTQEIFPELSKVDEQNKYRSMWIRTYSSLWMLISIIIILYLGHLYICAMVVVIQIIMTFELFNLLRRPDEDRCLPGFRLLNWYFFFTGMLFVYGRILSQQLVNTVTSDEFSYKLVGKVIKYQMVFCYFLYISGLVWFILTLKKRTYKYQFGQYAWTHMILFVVFTQSSFTVANIFEGIFWFLLPASLIAMNDVAAYFFGFFFGKTPLIKLSPKKTWEGFIGASIATIITAFLFANVLGHFQWLTCPRKDLSTGWLQCDPGPLFKPEYYSITGWPQWFPLKEISILPVQWHALCLGLFASIIAPFGGFFASGFKRAFKIKDFGYYIPGHGGFTDRMDCQMVMAIFVYIYYQSFVPQDYSVEMILDQIVRNLSFEDQKALYYRLGQMFRQRQLENY; translated from the exons ATGCAGGATCATCTCATCCCTTCGTCACCATCAACACCTACCCGAATCCGCCGTAGACGGACGCAGGAG ATATTTCCTGAGCTAAGCAAAGTAGATGAACAAAACAAATATAGATCAATGTGGATTCGAACGTATTCTTCTCTATGGATGCTTATAAGCATCATCATCATTCTATACTTGGGTCATCTGTATATTTGTGCGATGGTCGTTGTCATTCAAATAATCATGACCTTCGAGCTATTCAATCTACTTAGAAGACCTGATGAAGATAGATGCCTACCTGGATTTAGGCTACTAAATTG GTACTTTTTCTTCACAGGCATGTTGTTTGTGTATGGACGCATACTCAGCCAACAGCTTGTAAACACTGTAACTTCAGATGAATTCTCATATAAGCTAGTAGGCAAGGTCATCAAGTATCAGATGGTCTTTTGCTACTTTCTGTATATTTCAG GACTTGTGTGGTTCATACTAACACTAAAGAAGAGGACATACAAGTATCAATTTGGTCAGTATGCATGGACGCACATGATTCTATTTGTGGTCTTCACTCAATCCTCTTTTACTGTAGCCAACATATTTGAAGGCattttctg GTTTCTTCTTCCAGCATCACTTATAGCTATGAATGATGTAGCAGCTTATTTCTTTGGTTTCTTCTTTGGGAAGACACCTTTGATCAAGCTTTCTCCAAAGAAGACATGGGAAGGCTTCATTGGAGCATCTATTGCCACCATCATAACAGCTTTCTTG TTTGCAAATGTCCTCGGCCATTTCCAATGGTTGACATGTCCAAGAAAG GATCTATCTACTGGTTGGCTTCAATGTGATCCTGGTCCTTTATTCAAGCCAGAATACTATTCTATAACTGGATGGCCTCAATGG TTCCCTCTGAAGGAGATATCAATACTACCAGTGCAATGGCATGCTTTATGCCTGGGTTTATTTGCGTCGATAATAGCTCCATTTGGTGGATTTTTCGCTAGTGGTTTCAAGAGAGCCTTTAAGATCAAG GACTTTGGATATTATATTCCTGGACACGGCGGTTTCACTGATAGGATGGATTGCCAG ATGGTGATGGCAATTTTTGTCTACATCTACTACCAGTCATTTGTTCCTCAGGACTACTCTGTTGAGATGATTTTAGATCAG ATAGTAAGGAATCTCAGCTTTGAGGATCAGAAAGCACTTTACTATAGGCTGGGGCAGATGTTTCGGCAGAGACAGCTGGAAAACTATTGA